The genomic stretch GTTTTTATGAATAGGAAGCCTACTAGAATTTAAGCCTTTACCGCAGTTTTGCGTACACCTGATATTTTGGAATTGTTGCGCTTAATTTCTTCTTCGGTGAGAGGCACAATATCTATGTGATTAAATAATGTGGTGACGAAGGTAAAGAGCAAAAATGGTAGAGATGTCACTACAATTAAGCCAACTGCTCCAAAGGAATAAACGGGTTTACTCATCAGGGAGAGTGCTGCCGCAAGGGAGGCAAAAATCACGCCTAGCCAAACAATTACCTGACCCAGAATGTCACTGAGAGTAAGGGTACAAACAAAGCGATACTTACCAATGTCGTTCATCATATTGCACCAATTTAAGGTAGTTTTTAAAAATTAATTGTTGATTCAATTATTTAAGTCATTGTGTTAGTTCACAGTATACGAACCGTCTTTAAATTTTGGGGTTACGTTTTATTGAGAACATAGGCTAAACCTCTACTCAATTTTGGATTTCGGATTAAAAACTATGTGGGATGAAATTGCGATCGCCATTTCGCAGGCAACGGGTGCAAAATTTACGAGCGATCACCGTCAAGCGCAGTCGGGTGGCTGCATTAACCAGACCACTAAAATATCCGATGGGAAGCGTGATTTTTTTGTAAAAACGAATACCGCCAATCAGTTAGATATGTTTGTGGCGGAGGCGATCGCACTCCAGCAAATGTATGCAACCAAAACAATGCGCGTACCCCAGCCGATCTGCTGGGGGATCGCTGGTGAGGCGGCTTATTTGGTGATGGAAAATCTGGATTTTGGGGGAGGTCAAGATTGGGAAGCGATGGGTCGGCATTTGGCGGCGATGCATCGGGTAACGAGCGATCGCGGGTTTGGTTGGGATCGTGACAATACGATTGGTGCAACTCCCCAGATTAACAATTGGACAAATAGTTGGCTTGATTTTTGGCGTGAATATCGGCTCGCTTTTCAAATTCGTTTAGCTAAGCGCAAAGGTTGGCGTTGCAGTATTCCCGAAGAGAAAATCTATGCAGCTTTACCTAAATTTTTTCGCGATTATCAACCACAACCCTCAATGGTGCATGGAGATCTTTGGGGTGGCAATGCTGCCTTTGTCAAGGGTGAGCCTGTGATTTTCGATCCTGCGCTATATTTTGGCGATCGCGAAGTAGATCTAGCAATGACAGAGTTATTTGGCGGCTTTCCATCGCAGTTTTATCGCGCCTACAATGCAGCTTATCCCCTTGATGTTGGCTACAAAGAGCGCAAAACTCTCTACAATCTCTATCACATTCTCAATCACTTCAATCTCTTTGGTGGCGGCTACGGCTCCCAAGCTAATCGGATGATTGAAAGTATTTGCCAATAAGAAAGAGCGCAAAGCGCTCTTTCTTATTGATATTTTAAGCGGTAGCTTCTTGTTCGCTTTCGATTAAAGGCGATCGCAAGCAGAGGTAAATCAATGCGCCGACTAAGGGAACTAGGGCAATAAATGTAAAAAAGCGATCGTCTGTCATGCCGCGTCTTTCCATGTCATCACTAAGTAACCAAGGAAATAGCAGAGACAACATACAGAAATCTAAACTCGTCATATGGATAAATCGGCTAGTTTGCCATTGCTGGATAAAATCAGCCCAGTCACCATTGGCGAATCCATAGACCAAGAAGTAAATGGCGATCGCGCTAAGTCCAATCCCTGTCCAGCGTGACTCTAAGGCGGAAATCAGTCGGTTCTTTTTGCCGATAAAGGTGGGGTTTGGTTCCCGCAGAGCAAAGTAGGGAAGTAGGGCAAAGGCTCCAACCAAAAATGAGAGGCTGGCAAATAGCCAAGCGGGTACTTTTTGTCCACGTCCGTCGCTGGCTAGCATACAGGCATAAATGAAGGGAAATACGCCCATGAGGTTAAACAGGGCAACAATCAAGGCATTTGTGCCTTGCCAGTCTCCCGTACTCAATTTGAGAATTAGTTGCAAGGTATCGGGGCGATCAGGCGGCGCAAAGATGAAGGCATAGACCGAAAATAAAATCCAAATCAACCAAAATCCAAGTTTATTAGGCATAAATCAAATAGTTGCTTACTAGTCCTATTAAAACCTAGAAATAGTTTTGGTGAGAAGTAGCGATCGCTTTGGTCAGTTTTTAGCGCAACTGTGATTCTCTAACCATGCCTCTATGATTTTGCCTTGGAGTTGAACTAGAGGCTTTGGTATAATTTCATATAAGTTGATCCTATGCCCTAGACAGCTATGAAATCGCTACGGTCAGAACCTTTGACAGCTATCAAACATAATGGTATTGCGGCAAGTTTAGTAGGTATTGCCAAGACTGATGAGCCTTCAACTACGGACGAAGAAATTAAAGCTATTTTAGCAACAAGGTTGTTGCAGAAGTAATTCCATATTTCAGATTAAAGTTGCCATTCCTTTTCGATGCGCTCTATTTCTTTGACTGCGCCAAGTTGTTGATAGATGGTTTTGGCTTTGTCGTAATATTTCTGAGCAAAAGTGAGATCTTCGCGCTTTTGCCAAACTTGGGCTAATCGAAAGTTACATTCAGCCATATATTGCAAATTGCCTAACTCAGTAAAACGCTGTAACGCATCATTTAAAAGTGTTTCTGCTAAATCAAGATTTTCTCTACCTAATTCAACTTCACCAAGCGAACCGATAGACCTTGCCATGCCCTCGCGATCGCCTAATTCAGTTCTTAATTGCAAAGATTGCCTGTAGAGAGATTCCGCCGCATCCCAGTTGCCACGATTGCGCTCGATGTCTCCCAATAATCCCCAAGAACTTGCCATACCCGCGCGATCGCCTAATTCTTCTTCAAATTCTAAACATTGCCTGTAGAGAGATTCCGCCGCATCCCAGTTGCCACGATTGTGCTCGATGTCTCCCAATGCTCCCCAAGAAGTTGCCATACCCACGCGATCGCCTAATTCAGTACTTAATTGCAAAGATTGCCTGAAGAGAGATTCCGCCGCATCCCAGTTGCCACGATTGCGCTCGATGCCTCCCAATGCTCCCCAAGAAGTTGCCATACCCGCGCGATCGCCTAATTCTTCTTCAACTTCTAAACATTGCCTGAAGAGAGATTCCGCCGCATCCCAGTTGCCACGATTGTGCTCGATGTCTCCCAATGCTCCCCAAGAAGTTGCCATACCCACGCGATCGCCTAATTCAGTACTTAATTGCAAAGATTGCCTGAAGAGAGATTCCGCCGCATCCCAGTTGCCACGATTGCGCTCGATGCCTCCCAATGCTCCCCAAGAAGTTGCCATACCCGCGCGATCGCCTAATTCTTCTTCAACTTCTAAACATTGCCTGAAGAGAGATTCCGCCGCATCCCAGTTGCCTCGGTTGCGCTCGATTCCTCCTAAATTTCCAGTTAATCCTGCGATTAAACTCTGATCGTCTAGCTCTTTGGCAATAGATAAACCATCTTGATAATATTTTTCTGCTTCATGCCAATTACCCCAAGCTCTATGTCTAGAGCCAATGCGCTGCAAAATATAAGGCTGGCTAGACTTTTTTAGATATGGTAAAACCTGTTCGTAAAGTTCCAATAAGAGCGACCAATAACCCCAAAACTCCAAGTAATCTTCTATTTGGTAAATTAAACTTTTAGCCTCATCATAATTCCCTATCTGAAATGCAAAATACTGGGCTTCTAAAACAGGGCGCAAGTCTTCAAGGGTTTTCGGATTATCTAGGTTTTTGCCAGTGCAGTAGAACTTATACACGCTCCCCATCAGTTCAGGAATCTTGTCCGCATATTCCCGTTGCAAAAACTGCACGATTACAGGATGGAGATCGTAAAAATCTCGATAGCGCGTTTCATCATAACGGCTCTGTACCAAACTCGCCGCTACCAACTGCCCGATCAGTAATTCCGTTTCTTCAAGTTCCTCAAAAGTCAATTTCACAGGTTCCTCAGTTATCACTGCCATCTCAAAGCGTTCATCATTTTCCCAATCATCGGTATACAAACGCAAAAAGGTTAATCCATGCACATCAATCCCCACCCGCAACACACACATCCGCACCAATAGATCCTTTGCCGCTTCACTGAGTCGTCCCAGTTGCGCCCGTAGGATTGGTTCTGCCTTTTTCGTCACCAGTTGCGGATTTTGCCGCAAATATCCCCGCCTTCCTTGGCTAGCCCCAACCAAGAGCTTTAGCAACAACACATGACCATCCACCTGCTCCGCAACCCATGCCAGATCCGTCTCACTATCTGGCAACTTCAAATCCTTCAAGATTTGGACGCTATTTGACTGAGATACCCCCGTTATTCTCTCCACCCGCACTAAAAGCGGATCGATTTCCCCATCACTGCGTCGCTCTGCCAAGTCATAGGGCATCTCCCGACTAGTTAGCAAAACATGGGAATTATGTCGCCCATAAACCAACGCATTCAACAAATCGCCCACTGGTTCTAATCGCGACTTTCTGGGCTGACTTACCGCATTACCAGAGCCATTGTCTTCACAAGCTGGCTGTAAAATCTCCTCTAAATTATCCAACACCAACAAACAACGCTCTTTCTCCAAGCATTGCAATATCCCATAAATCTTATTCTCAACTTTGGGGAAATTGGCTTGTAAATCCCCCAATATCAAATTCGCCAAATCATCAAAACTCGTCCCTTCCCGCACCCGAAAATAAAACACCTGCTGATACTGTGGCTTAATCTTCTCCATCAGTTTGATCGCCAAACTCGTCTTCCCAATCCCCCCCTGCCCCAATAACACCAACACCCGCAAAGCAGACTCTTTCAAAAGCTCTTGCAACTGAGTGAGCAACTCCTCCCGCCCATGCCACACTGGAATCGAAGGTAAAGGTTCATTAGCCCGAACTTGATCTTTCTTTTGATGTGAACTTAGTGATGAAAACTCATCATTTAGCCAATCTCTTAAAATTTGCCACTTACCTTTTCTCTTATCTTGTAAATCAGGGCAAACTTTCTCAAAACACTTATAAACCAAGGTTTGCTGTGCTTCCTTGGTCTTATCACCTTTAAAAGGATTATCTGCAACTCCATGATGTTCGGGGAATGACTCAATAAAAGTTTTTCGCACAGTTGCTTCGGTAGGTGCGTTAGAATTTAAATCTTTAAGATTTCTAATATTCTCATCAGCAAGCTGCGTTAAAAACTCCCGCCACTCCATAGTTCACCCTATTTCAATTTTGGCAATAAGTTCACGAATTTGCTCAATCAACGGTGGCAAATCTTCTTGGATCGTTGCCCAGATAATTTTCAAATTAACACGAAAATACTCATGGACTGTAAAATTTCGCAAAGACCGCATATCTTCCCAAGGCACATCAGGGTATACATCCAAAATATCAGGCAAAAGACTTCGCGCTGCCTCTCCAATCACCGCTAAATCATACAAAACAGCCTTGACCGTCTTTGCATCACCAGCAAAATCAGAAAAATTCATACCTCTCGTAAACTGTAAAATTTCTTCTGCTTGACTGAGAATATCTTGTAATCTCTGTTCTAAAGTCCTAGAAGACACGTTTTGATTCTCCCATCACAATATCCCGCAAATAAGGCTGCAAAGAATCAGGTGTCCCCAAGTCGATCGCACAGCCTAAAACCCTTTCCAAATAACGCTGTAACCGTGCAAATGTAAACAAACCTACAGGCTTCTCAAATTCCACCAACAAATCTACATCACTTTTAACATTTGCCTCATTTCTACCCACCGAGCCAAACAAAAACAAAGCTGAAACATGAAACTGCGCGATCGCCTCACGGTGTTCTTGCAACAATGCGATCGCCTCTTCACAAGACAACACCGTACTATTTGCATTTACGATTTCAAGATCCCGATCTGCTAGTTTCATTTTGCAAAATTATTTTTGTATTGAGCGTGAGCAAAACATTAATTTCAATGATAAGGGCAATCTAGGAAATAATAGGACAACTTTGGGAATATTAGGAAATACTAAGTACAAAGCTAGAAAATCGCTGGGTACAACCCTTTGAGGAAAAACTGTTGAATTAACTCATTGATTTCAATGTGTTTCTCAAATGTTTAAATTTTCTACAAAAGCAGTTTGCAACTTCACCAAGCGCCTCGCTTGCAAAGTTGCCGTCAACTCTGCGATCGCCATTGTAACTACTGCCTCTGCTCATGGCACTCTCCCAAATTGGGAAGAATTATCAGACATAGTCTGCAAAAGTACATTCGTGGCAGCACAGCAAGAAGTTCTCAAACACTTGCACCCCAAAAAGCAAAATGCAAAACCTGCGCTTTCTAAAAGCAAAAATGAAAAGGTTGAGCGCTAGCCAGATCCTTACGGATTCACCTGTGATTGGTGCGATTGCATATCCCAAGTTGAATAAGAATCATGATAATTATCCAACTTGGGATTTAGCCCAATATTGCGATTTATTGCATCTCGTAACCAATCCCGACGCTTTGCGTCAGCTAACTTAGTGATTCCTCACAAAGCCATGCTGCCAGAATCTAACGCCCCAACCCCCAAAGCATTTCCCCAACTATTTAGCGGAATGCTTGCCCTCGCGATCGCCCTAGTCGGTAGCGCCTATCTCGCCAGTAATGCCCTGCGATCGCTAAGATCCAATGACAACCTTACTGTAATTGGTTCCTCAACCCGTCCGATTCGTTCTGATTTTGTGATTTGGCGAAGTTCCGTTTCTAGTCAGCAAGCCACATTGCCCCTCGCATACCAAGAACTGAAGCGCCATTCCGAAAAAGTACAAGCCTACTTCAAGAGCAAAAATATTCCCAATGAGGCGATCACCCTAAGTGCGATCGATACTCAACCAATTCCCGAAACAAATAGTAACGGCGTGCAAACAGGTCGAACCATTGCCTATCGCTTAGTTCAACGGTTTGAAATTCGTTCCAAAGATGTTGATGCAATTACGGCGATCGCGCGATCGAGTACGGAATTGATTAATGATGGTCTGCCCTTCATTTCCGAACCTGCGGAATATCTCTATACGGAACTCGGCAAATTGCGCGTAGATATGATTTCTGAAGCGACCAAAGATGCAAAGGCTAGAGGTGAAGCGATCGTCAATGTCTCAGGCAGTCGCCTCGGCACGATCCGCAAAGCCGAAACCGATGTCTTCCAAATTACCGCCCGATATTCCACCGAAGTTAGCAACAGTGGTGCATATAACACCACCACCATCGACAAAGATATCCGCGCCGTAGTCGCGATTACCTTTGCAGTCGAATAAAAAAGCGGCGCTTTGCGCCGCCTTTTTAGCTTCAAGTTATCGAAAAGAAAGTTGTCAAAAAGCTAAAAGCTAATGGCTAAAAGCTAATGGCTAAAAGCCCAAAACTAAATTCCTAATCTTTGATAAATCTGGTCGAGATTCTTCAAATGCTTATTGGGATCGAAGCAAGCGGCTAACTCTTCTTCAGAGAAAGTTTTCTTCACGGTTTCATCTTCGCTGATTAACTTACGGAAATCACCATCAGTTTTATTCCATGCAAGGTGGGCAGCTTTCTGGACGATCGCATAGCTATCTTCACGGCTCAAGCCCTTAGTGACTAGTCCGAGAAGTACCTGCTGACTGAAGACCACACCACCGTAACAATAGAGATTGCGCTCCATGTTGTGGGTATGCACTAACAGATTTTTGGTTAAATCCGTGATTTCCCTAAGCATGAAGTGAGTTAGGATGCAGCTATCAGGTAGTAACACCCGTTCCGCCGCACTGTGGGAAATATCGCGTTCATGCCATAGGGCAACATTTTCCAGAGCCGTCGTCGCATAACCACGCAATAAACGCGCCATACCTGTTAAGCGTTCCGAACGGATTGGATTGCGCTTGTGAGGCATTGCTGAGGAGCCTTTTTGTCCTTTGGTGAAATGTTCTTCCACTTCAAGGACATCGGTACGTTGCAAGTTGCGAATCTCCACGGCAAAGCGCTCGATCGATGCGCCGATCAGGGCTAGTACTTGCGAAAACTCGGCATGACGATCGCGAGAAATTACCTGCGTCGATGCACAGTCGGGCTGGAGTCCCAATTTTTGACAGGCGATCGCCTCGATGCGTGGGTCAACATTGGCATAAGTACCAACTGCGCCCGAAATTTTACCGACAGCAATAGTCTTATTTAAGTTCAAGAGGCGATCGCGATGGCGCAACATTTCCGCTAACCAGCCAGCGAGCTTAAATCCAAAGGTAATTGGCTCGGCATGGATACCATGCGTCCGACCCGACATAATCGTGTAGCGATGTTGTTGGGCTTGGTAGCGAATCGCTTGGATGGCTTCTTCTAACTGGGCTTGGATGATTTCTAAACTATCGACTAATTGCACTGCTAGAGCTGTATCTAGCACATCGGAACTAGTCAAACCGAGGTGGATGTATCGCCCTGCATCACCTACATATTCATTTACGTTGGTCAAAAACGCGATCATGTCGTGCTTGACCGTTAACTCAATTTCATTGACGCGATCGGCATCAAAGTTTGCTTTCGCCTTAATTTCTTCGACAGCATCGGCAGGAATATATCCTAGTTCTGCCTGAGCCTCGCAAACGGCGATCTCAACTTGCAACCAAGTTTGGTATTTATGGCGATCCGTCCATAACCGACCCATTTCGGGTAACGTATAGCGTTCTATCAAAACTTACGCTCTTGAAATAATCACAATTTTTAATTATAGCAAGTTTTTCTAGCTATAGCTAAACCGAAAAAATAGAAAGGCGGCGCTTCGCGCCGTCTTTCTATTGAAGCATGGTCAAAATGCCTTGCTGACCGAGCAACATTTCCCGCAAAAGGCTAAAAATGCCCACACCGATCACAGGGGAAATATCAATGCCGCCGATGGGTGGGATTAATTTCCGCAGCACGAATAATAAAGGCTCAGTAGGGAAAGTAATCAGGCTATAGGGAAATTGCTTGAGGGGAATCTGGGGATACCATGTCATCACGATGCGAAATATATACATGAGGATGAATAGTCCCAACACAATATTGAGCGCAAGAGAGCTAACAGCGATCGCGTCCACGATAGTCACCAATTTTCAAAACTTATTGCGATCGATCCTAACAGTTTTACTAATTTTTGCTTAACCATAGAAGCAATTCATGAATTGCCACGACAGTCTGAACTTAGTGGCATAATACTAGATGGACAAATTATGCCAATTCGTAATATTGTTTACGGATTTTTAGCGACCGATCGCTTTTTACCCAAATCTTGAAATCAAACCCTAAATCATAAGTTCATGGCTAGCCTTCCCTCCCTTACTGGTGCTGAAATTCGTGCGAAATTCCTCAAGTTCTTTGAAGAGCGTAATCACAAAGTACTACCTAGCGCCTCCCTCGTCCCCGCCGATCCCACCGTACTGCTCACCATCGCGGGAATGCTACCATTTAAGCCGATTTTTTTAGGACAGCAAGAGCCTGAAGTCCCTCGCGCCACCACATCTCAGAAATGTATCCGTACCAATGACATTGAGAATGTGGGGAGAACTGCGCGTCACCATACCTTTTTTGAAATGTTGGGGAATTTCAGCTTTGGTGACTATTTCAAAAAAGAAGCGATCGCTTGGGGATGGGAATTAGTAACTAAAGTATTTCAATTGCCACCCGATCGCCTCGTAGTTAGCGTCTATCAGACCGATGATGAGGCTCTTGCGATTTGGCGCGATGCGATCGGGATTCCTGCTCATCGGATTCAGCGTATGGGTGATGATAACTTCTGGGCATCGGGCGCAACAGGTCCCTGTGGACCTTGCTCGGAAATCTATTATGACTTCCATCCCGAATTGGGTGATGATGCGATTGATTTAGAAGATGATTCGCGCTTCCTAGAGATTTATAACCTTGTCTTCATGGAATTGAATCGTGATGCTCAAGGGAATCTGACCAAGTTGAAGAAGCAGAATATTGATACGGGCTTAGGCTTGGAACGGATGGCGCAGGTATTGCAAGGCGTTCCTAATAATTACGAAACCGATCTAATCTTCCCAATTATCAAAAAAGCTGCCGATATTGCAGGGCTTGACTATCACAAGAGCGATGAGAAAGTCAAAACTTCGCTCAAAGTAATTGGCGACCATGTGCGATCGGTAGTGCATATGATTGCCGATGGAATTAATGCCTCTAACGTTGGACGTGGTTACATTTTGCGTCGCCTCCTGCGTCGAGTCGTGCGTCACGGTCGCTTAATTGGTATTTCAGGGACATTTGCCTCCGAAGTTGCCGAAGTTGCGATCGCTCTTTCCGAGTCAGTTTATCCCAACACTCGCGAAAGAGAGCATGTGATCAAGGATGAAATCAAAATCGAAGAGACTCGCTTCTTACAAACCC from Pseudanabaena sp. Chao 1811 encodes the following:
- a CDS encoding nucleotidyltransferase family protein encodes the protein MKLADRDLEIVNANSTVLSCEEAIALLQEHREAIAQFHVSALFLFGSVGRNEANVKSDVDLLVEFEKPVGLFTFARLQRYLERVLGCAIDLGTPDSLQPYLRDIVMGESKRVF
- a CDS encoding tetratricopeptide repeat protein, which encodes MEWREFLTQLADENIRNLKDLNSNAPTEATVRKTFIESFPEHHGVADNPFKGDKTKEAQQTLVYKCFEKVCPDLQDKRKGKWQILRDWLNDEFSSLSSHQKKDQVRANEPLPSIPVWHGREELLTQLQELLKESALRVLVLLGQGGIGKTSLAIKLMEKIKPQYQQVFYFRVREGTSFDDLANLILGDLQANFPKVENKIYGILQCLEKERCLLVLDNLEEILQPACEDNGSGNAVSQPRKSRLEPVGDLLNALVYGRHNSHVLLTSREMPYDLAERRSDGEIDPLLVRVERITGVSQSNSVQILKDLKLPDSETDLAWVAEQVDGHVLLLKLLVGASQGRRGYLRQNPQLVTKKAEPILRAQLGRLSEAAKDLLVRMCVLRVGIDVHGLTFLRLYTDDWENDERFEMAVITEEPVKLTFEELEETELLIGQLVAASLVQSRYDETRYRDFYDLHPVIVQFLQREYADKIPELMGSVYKFYCTGKNLDNPKTLEDLRPVLEAQYFAFQIGNYDEAKSLIYQIEDYLEFWGYWSLLLELYEQVLPYLKKSSQPYILQRIGSRHRAWGNWHEAEKYYQDGLSIAKELDDQSLIAGLTGNLGGIERNRGNWDAAESLFRQCLEVEEELGDRAGMATSWGALGGIERNRGNWDAAESLFRQSLQLSTELGDRVGMATSWGALGDIEHNRGNWDAAESLFRQCLEVEEELGDRAGMATSWGALGGIERNRGNWDAAESLFRQSLQLSTELGDRVGMATSWGALGDIEHNRGNWDAAESLYRQCLEFEEELGDRAGMASSWGLLGDIERNRGNWDAAESLYRQSLQLRTELGDREGMARSIGSLGEVELGRENLDLAETLLNDALQRFTELGNLQYMAECNFRLAQVWQKREDLTFAQKYYDKAKTIYQQLGAVKEIERIEKEWQL
- a CDS encoding SIMPL domain-containing protein, producing MLPESNAPTPKAFPQLFSGMLALAIALVGSAYLASNALRSLRSNDNLTVIGSSTRPIRSDFVIWRSSVSSQQATLPLAYQELKRHSEKVQAYFKSKNIPNEAITLSAIDTQPIPETNSNGVQTGRTIAYRLVQRFEIRSKDVDAITAIARSSTELINDGLPFISEPAEYLYTELGKLRVDMISEATKDAKARGEAIVNVSGSRLGTIRKAETDVFQITARYSTEVSNSGAYNTTTIDKDIRAVVAITFAVE
- a CDS encoding HepT-like ribonuclease domain-containing protein, which codes for MSSRTLEQRLQDILSQAEEILQFTRGMNFSDFAGDAKTVKAVLYDLAVIGEAARSLLPDILDVYPDVPWEDMRSLRNFTVHEYFRVNLKIIWATIQEDLPPLIEQIRELIAKIEIG
- a CDS encoding DUF2834 domain-containing protein, encoding MPNKLGFWLIWILFSVYAFIFAPPDRPDTLQLILKLSTGDWQGTNALIVALFNLMGVFPFIYACMLASDGRGQKVPAWLFASLSFLVGAFALLPYFALREPNPTFIGKKNRLISALESRWTGIGLSAIAIYFLVYGFANGDWADFIQQWQTSRFIHMTSLDFCMLSLLFPWLLSDDMERRGMTDDRFFTFIALVPLVGALIYLCLRSPLIESEQEATA
- the purB gene encoding adenylosuccinate lyase; amino-acid sequence: MIERYTLPEMGRLWTDRHKYQTWLQVEIAVCEAQAELGYIPADAVEEIKAKANFDADRVNEIELTVKHDMIAFLTNVNEYVGDAGRYIHLGLTSSDVLDTALAVQLVDSLEIIQAQLEEAIQAIRYQAQQHRYTIMSGRTHGIHAEPITFGFKLAGWLAEMLRHRDRLLNLNKTIAVGKISGAVGTYANVDPRIEAIACQKLGLQPDCASTQVISRDRHAEFSQVLALIGASIERFAVEIRNLQRTDVLEVEEHFTKGQKGSSAMPHKRNPIRSERLTGMARLLRGYATTALENVALWHERDISHSAAERVLLPDSCILTHFMLREITDLTKNLLVHTHNMERNLYCYGGVVFSQQVLLGLVTKGLSREDSYAIVQKAAHLAWNKTDGDFRKLISEDETVKKTFSEEELAACFDPNKHLKNLDQIYQRLGI
- a CDS encoding YggT family protein translates to MDAIAVSSLALNIVLGLFILMYIFRIVMTWYPQIPLKQFPYSLITFPTEPLLFVLRKLIPPIGGIDISPVIGVGIFSLLREMLLGQQGILTMLQ
- a CDS encoding fructosamine kinase family protein; the encoded protein is MWDEIAIAISQATGAKFTSDHRQAQSGGCINQTTKISDGKRDFFVKTNTANQLDMFVAEAIALQQMYATKTMRVPQPICWGIAGEAAYLVMENLDFGGGQDWEAMGRHLAAMHRVTSDRGFGWDRDNTIGATPQINNWTNSWLDFWREYRLAFQIRLAKRKGWRCSIPEEKIYAALPKFFRDYQPQPSMVHGDLWGGNAAFVKGEPVIFDPALYFGDREVDLAMTELFGGFPSQFYRAYNAAYPLDVGYKERKTLYNLYHILNHFNLFGGGYGSQANRMIESICQ